Genomic window (Pirellulales bacterium):
GAGACTTCGCTGACGTCGGACTCGATATCGAGCGCCGCCAGGGCGAGATCCTTCTTGGCCGACAACGTCTGCAAAAGTTGCTCCTCGATCGTGCCTTCGGTGACCAGCAAGTACGCTTCGACAGGGTGCTTTTGTCCCATGCGATGGGCGCGGGCGATTCGTTGTTCGAGGACGGCCGGGTTCCAGGGCAAGTCGACGTTGATCACCGTATTGGCGGCCTGCAGATTCAGACCCGTAGAACCCGCGTTGGTGGTGATGAACAGCCGGCACCGGGGGTCGGTCTGAAACTCCTCGACCAAGCCCTGACGTTGTTTTTGCGGCACGCTGCCGTCGAGTCGCACGTAGCGCAGCTTCTGCGGCTTCAGGACGTGCTTCTCGATCAGCGACAGCATGGTCGTCCATTCCGAAAACAGAACGGCCTTGCGGGCGGGTTCGGCGAACAGTTGCGAGCACAGCTCCTCGAGCCGCTCCAACTTGCTCGAATAGCCGGGGGGATCCTTCGTGCAGAGACAGGTGCTGTCGGCCGCCATGCGGCACATGAGCAGGGCCTGTCGCAGGCGCAACAGATCCATCTCGCTGATGAACGACTTGGCGACGATCGAGGCGACGATCTGCATCTGCCCGCGATGAATGTCCGATTGTTCGTCGGTGGGGGCGACGCGGACGATTTCCGTCGTCCGTTCGGGAAGTTGCGTCAGGACGTCGGCGCGGGTCCGTCGCAACAGGATCGGCGCCAGCGTCCGCCGCAGATGGTCGAGGTGCTTGTAGCCGAGGACCTTGCCCTTCTCGTCGACGACGCGATGACGGTTGAAAAAGCGGAACGCCGGCCCGAGTCGCCGGTCGTCGACGAACTGGACGATGCTGTACAGGTCGTCGAGCCGGTTCTCCAGCGGCGTGCCCGACAGCACCAGGGCGAACGTGCTCTGCAGCCGTTTGACGACGTTGGTCGTCTTGGCTTCCCAGTTCTTGATCCGCTGGCCTTCGTCGAGGATGACGAGGTCCCATGCGACGGACTCGATCGTCGGCATGTCGCGGACGACCTGTTCGTAGTTGCAGATCGTAAAGAACGCGTTCCCCCGGTACTGGGCGGGCCGCTCGGCCGCGGCGCCCGACACGAGCTGGCACGAGCGGTCGGAAAAGCGGCCGATCTCGGCCCGCCATTGCGACTTCACCGACGTGGGGCACACGACCAACACGCGACGCACGTCCGCTTCGCGGGCCAAGAATTCCGCGACGCCGACCCCCTGAATCGTTTTGCCGAGCCCCATGTCGTCGGCGAGGATCGCTCGACCGGCGCCCGCCGCGAACGCGACGCCGTCGAGTTGGTAGGGGAGCAGCTCGACTTTCAGCAAGTCGCGCCGCAAGGGATGACGCGCCGGGTCGCGACGAATCTCCGCCACGAGCGTTTCCATTCGCGACTGGAACAACCGGCGTTGGATGAACTCCTCGGCGTCGGGATAGACGACCACGGGCTGCCCGAGCCGCTCCAGCCGCGTCAGCCGCCGCACGACGTCGTGGACGTCCGTCAGCTCGCGGTCGGTCACGGGCCCGACGATCCGCGCCGCCTCCGCCTCAAGTTTGTGCGGGGCGTCCATTCGCAACGCCAGCGTTTCGCCGCACACGAGGCGGACCGTCAATTCGCGACGTTGGCAGGGGCGCCGCAGCGCCGCGGCCGAAAACTTGGCCTTGGCCTTTCGCAGCACGTGCAGGATGTGCTTGCACGTGCCGAGCGTGTTCGTCCGAAAGTCGGGGCAGGAGCAGTACGACGTCCCCCGTTCGCCCCCGCGAAGGACGACCCGATACGTCCGACCGGAGGCGGCGCTGGTGACGACGTAGTCGCTCCACGGCCGTGCCGGGGCGCTGGACTTCACCCGAAACTTCTCTTTGCGAGCCCGTTCGTCCCGTTCTCCCAGCGCGCGGGCGATGAGCGCCTCCTCGCTCAGGCTCTCGACCGGAATTCGCTCTTTGGGGGGCGCGGCCAGACCGAGGGCCGTCTTCTCTTCCAGGATCAGCGAGAACGACGCCCCCGCATGTTCGCATGGCGCGTCGCAGGCGGTGCAGTTCCAGTGCAACCGCTGCCGGGCGTCGGCCATAAGCGTGATCGTGACGGTCGCGTCGGGAAAGCTGACGCGAAACAGGTCGCCCGCAAGCAGGACGTGCTCGTCGAGCGGAATCTCGTACTGGCCGCCGCGCTGAATCAGCCGTCGGCCTTGGGGCCCGAGCAGCTTGCAGGCCGTCGTGAAATCGAGCCGCGACAAACGATCCCGCAATGTGAGCCGGTGGCTCGGCTTGGTGGTCATGGTCAGGGCCTCCGTGCGACGGGGGATGCAATCCGGCGAGTCACCGGTTAGCTTAGCCGTTGGCCCCGGCCAGACAATCGCGTTCCGCCAATCCGTGCGCCGGCGCCCCCCCGTAGGGTCACCGCCATGTCCGCCTCTTCCAAACGCTCGACCCGGCGCGACGGCACGGGCCGGTTGCGCATCGGCGACGATTGGAACGCCATCCATATCATCGCGTTGTCGCAGTCGAACCCGCTCAAGGCGGTCGCCGAGCTGATCGAAAACTCGATCGACGCCGGCGCCCGGACGATTACAGTCGTCCGCGGCCGCGAGCGGGGGCAGGCTTACCTCAAGGTCATCGACGACGGCGAAGGCGTGCCGCTCGACGACGACGGCCGGCCCAATTTCAAGCACGTTGCCACGCACATTTGCGACTCGCTCAAGCGGCGGCTCAAGGCCCGCGGCATCCAAGGGGTGCAGGGCGAGTTCGGCATCGGGCTGTTGAGTTTCTGGACGGTCGGCGAGACGCTCAGCATGATCTCGGCCGGCGACGACGCACAGACCTACGAAATGCGAATGGCCCGGGACGATCCGAACTACACGGTGACCAAGCTGCGCCGTCTCGTCCCGCAAGTCGGAGTTGAATTGACGATCCGGCCGCTGCTGGCCGGCATCCGGCAATTCAGCGGCGAAAAACTGCAGTGGTACTTGGCCTCCGAGTTGCGCGACCGCATCCGCCGCAGCGGCGTCGAGATCGTCATCGTCGACCGGCAGGCGCGGGCCGAGTACCGCGTCCAGTCTCGCGAGTTCTCAGGGCAGTTGCTCCACCAACTGCCCAGTCCCGTCGCGCAGTTCGGCGACGTGTACGTCGAACTCTATCTGGCTGATTCCGACGTCGGAAACCGCGTCGGCTTGTACCGCTCCGGGACGCGCGTCGTGGAGAGCCTCGCCGAGTTCCCGGAACTGGACCGCCCGCCGTGGACGAGCGGCGTCGTGCAAGGGGTTCTCGACGCTCCGTTTCTGAATCTCACGCCGGGCACACGGTTGGGCGTCATTCGGGACGAGCGGTTTGCGGCGCTCATCGAGGCGCTCGCGCCGTTGGAACACGCGCTCGGGGAGTTGATTGAACAACAACGCCGCGCCGCGGAAGAGCGGACCAATCGCACTACGCTGCAAGCCATCCAGCGGGCGTTCCGGGAGGCCCTGTTGGCGTTGCCGCGCGAGGACTACGACTGGTTCGACGTCGACCGTGAACGCGCAGGCCGCGGGTCGCGCACCGGGCGCGGCGGTTCCAACGACTTGGCGGACGACGCGGCCTCGGTCGACGGCGCCGCCATCGACGACAATCCCCCCGTCCAACGCGAGTTCTTCGAGCATCCCGGCCCGCTCCACAAGGTGCAGATCGCCCCCGCGGCGTGCGTCGTCTCGATCGGCCAGTCGAAGCGTCTTCACGCGCTCGCCCGGGATGGCGGCGGTCGCCAAGTCGACGCTGATCTGACGTTTGCGTGGCGGATCGTCGAGGGGGAAGCCGCGCTGAGCGAAACGGAGGGGGAGTTCGTCACGCTCGCCGCACCGCAGGAGCCGCAATTCGTTCGCGTCGCCGTCGTCGCGAGCCAAGCTGCGCGAACGGCCGAAGCGCAATCGCTCGTCACCGTCACCGATTCGTTGCTGCCGGAGCGGCCCAAGTCGGACACTCGCCGCGGCCTGCCGGAATACACGTTCGAGAAGCGACCCGGCGAGCTGTGGCGCTCGCGCTACGACGTCGCCCAAAACGTGGTCGTCGTCAACAACGGCCACCGCGACTTCGTCTACGCGTCCCGGGCCAAGTCGACCAAGCTCCGCTACCTTTGCCGGCTGTTTGCGAAGGAGTTGGTCCTCCATAACTTCCCCGGCTACGCCCCCGAAGAATTGCTCGAGCGGATGATCGAACTGTCGCTCTACACAGAAGAATCCCTGCGGTGAGTCGGGGCGTCGGAACGGGGCGACTTTGGCCGGTCCCCGCTGCCGCTGCTTGCGCGACGATCAGGCGGTTGGTGCGGAATCTGGCGCAGACGTCGGGCCTCGCCGCGGCGGACGAGTCGATCGCCAACGTCGACGGCGCGCCGGCGATTCGCAATCAACTCGAATCTCCATCAGACGGAAGCGGCCCGTGCAGCGTCGGACAACTGTCCCAAGCGAGTTGGACAGCATCCGGGGGGTTCGCTCCCGCCGGTAGCCGCGGGCTTGGGGGCCAGAGCAACACAATCGTAGGACACTGCCACGGTTTTCGACCCGTTGTGAGGGGGGGCTCGACCCGGTAAAATCAGGCGTTTTGCTGCTTCTGCTTGCGACCCTCCCGATGGTCGCGGCTGGCCGGGGCGTCTTCTTGCGGCGCCCTTCGCGGCGGGTCCGACAGGGCTGCCGCTCGCTTGAAAGGATTTTGCCGTGTCGACAGACGGTCCCAACGACCAAGGCGCCTCCGAAGTTCCGGGGCAGGACCCCGAGGTCGCGGCGATCGCCGCCCGGCTGATCGATCTGCCGATCGAGGACGAACTGAAGGACAGCTACCTCACGTACGCGATGAGCGTCATCGTGAGCCGGGCGCTGCCCGACGTACGCGACGGGCTTAAGCCGTCGCAGCGGCGAATCCTGGTCGCCATGAACGACCTGAACCTGTCGCCCGGGGCGGGACGGGTGAAGTGCGCCAAGATCTCCGGCGACACGAGCGGCAACTACCATCCGCACGGCGAAAGCGTCATTTATCCCACCCTGGTCCGCATGGCTCAGGAGTGGAACATGCGGGCCCTGCTGATTGACAAGCAGGGGAACTTCGGCTCGATCGCCGGCCTGCCCGCCGCGGCCATGCGGTATACCGAGGCTCGGCTGTCGCCGTTTGCGGCGCTGTTGCTCGAGGACCTCAAGCTCGACACGGTCGACTTCGTCCCCACGTACGACGAACGTCATCTGGAGCCGACGGTGCTGCCGTCGAAGTTCCCGAATCTCATGGTCAACGGTTCGGGGGGAATCGCGGTCGGCATGGCCACGAGCATCCCGCCGCACAACTTGGCCGAGGTTTGCCGCGGATTGATCGAACTGCTCGACAACCCCGAGGCGAGCGTCCACGACCTGATGCGTCACATCCCCGGGCCCGACTTTCCCACGGGGGGCGTCATCTGCGGCCGCTCGGGAATCTTGAAGGGCTACCAGACGGGGCGCAGCACGGTGGTCGTCCGCGCGCGGACCAGCATCGACGAGAGCGGCAAGCGCACGCGGATCATCGTTCACGAAATCCCGTACCAGCAGGCCCGCGACCCGGTGATCAAGAAGATCGCCGCCCTGGCGAGCGAAGGCAAGATCCCGGGAATCGCCGACGTTCGCGACGAGAGCGATCTCAAGGAGCCGGTGCGGATCGTCGTCGACCTGAAGCGCGACGCGGATCCCGACATCGTGCTCAACCAGCTCTACAAGTTCTCGACGCTGCAGGATTCGTTTTCGATCATCCTGCTGGCTTTGGTCGACGGCAAACCGCGGGTCCTGAATCTCAAGGAGATGCTGGCCGAGTTTCTGCGTCATCGCGTCACGGTCATTCGCCGGCGGACTCAGTTCCTGCTGGCCCGCGCCCGCAAGCGCAAGCATACCGTGCAGGGCCTGCTGCTGGCGCACGCGAACATCGACGAAGTGATCCGCGTCATCCGCGCCAGCAAGACGCAGGCCGAGGCCAAAGAGCGCCTCATGGAGATCAAGACCCCGGGGGCGATGCTGCAGCGTGCGTTGGGAGACGAGGGATACGCCCAGTTCCAGTCCGAGCGCGGCGTGGCCGAGGAGTACTCGCTGACCCCCGTGCAAGCCGACGCGATCCTGCGGATGACGCTGGGACAGCTCGTCAATCTCGAACAGGAGAAACTGGCGGACGAGCACAACAAGCTGCTCGTCGAGATCGGAGAATACCTGGCGATCCTCGCCGACCCCGCGAAGATCAACGCGATGATCCGCGAGGATTGCGAGGAGTTGATCCGCAAGCACGCCGACGCCCGCCGGACCGAAATCAGCGACGAGGAAGTGGGCGAGGTCGATCTTG
Coding sequences:
- the gyrA gene encoding DNA gyrase subunit A — protein: MPIEDELKDSYLTYAMSVIVSRALPDVRDGLKPSQRRILVAMNDLNLSPGAGRVKCAKISGDTSGNYHPHGESVIYPTLVRMAQEWNMRALLIDKQGNFGSIAGLPAAAMRYTEARLSPFAALLLEDLKLDTVDFVPTYDERHLEPTVLPSKFPNLMVNGSGGIAVGMATSIPPHNLAEVCRGLIELLDNPEASVHDLMRHIPGPDFPTGGVICGRSGILKGYQTGRSTVVVRARTSIDESGKRTRIIVHEIPYQQARDPVIKKIAALASEGKIPGIADVRDESDLKEPVRIVVDLKRDADPDIVLNQLYKFSTLQDSFSIILLALVDGKPRVLNLKEMLAEFLRHRVTVIRRRTQFLLARARKRKHTVQGLLLAHANIDEVIRVIRASKTQAEAKERLMEIKTPGAMLQRALGDEGYAQFQSERGVAEEYSLTPVQADAILRMTLGQLVNLEQEKLADEHNKLLVEIGEYLAILADPAKINAMIREDCEELIRKHADARRTEISDEEVGEVDLEDLIEEETMVVSISHQGYVKRTPASVYQAQRRGGKGIKGAKVDDDDPVEHLFVTSTHDYLLFFTNKGKVYWQKVYNLPALARDAKGRAVVNLLNLDEGEKIADCRAIRDFSLPDHHLMMATRKGLVKKTPLAAYGRPMKTGIIAIKLKDDDELVDVVVTGPGDEVVLATARGMAIRFNESDARPMGRNTSGVKGINLGKGDSLVGMVVADPDATLLTACENGYGKRTPFGPNAVPTADDAAEADVSDTEGDATDEASSSFRYRTQNRGGKGLRDIKTTDRNGPVVSIVRVDDAEELLMMTARGKIQRIRVADVSVIGRNTQGVKIMTLDEEDALAAVVRVPKEEGEGVAEATEE
- a CDS encoding DEAD/DEAH box helicase, whose amino-acid sequence is MTTKPSHRLTLRDRLSRLDFTTACKLLGPQGRRLIQRGGQYEIPLDEHVLLAGDLFRVSFPDATVTITLMADARQRLHWNCTACDAPCEHAGASFSLILEEKTALGLAAPPKERIPVESLSEEALIARALGERDERARKEKFRVKSSAPARPWSDYVVTSAASGRTYRVVLRGGERGTSYCSCPDFRTNTLGTCKHILHVLRKAKAKFSAAALRRPCQRRELTVRLVCGETLALRMDAPHKLEAEAARIVGPVTDRELTDVHDVVRRLTRLERLGQPVVVYPDAEEFIQRRLFQSRMETLVAEIRRDPARHPLRRDLLKVELLPYQLDGVAFAAGAGRAILADDMGLGKTIQGVGVAEFLAREADVRRVLVVCPTSVKSQWRAEIGRFSDRSCQLVSGAAAERPAQYRGNAFFTICNYEQVVRDMPTIESVAWDLVILDEGQRIKNWEAKTTNVVKRLQSTFALVLSGTPLENRLDDLYSIVQFVDDRRLGPAFRFFNRHRVVDEKGKVLGYKHLDHLRRTLAPILLRRTRADVLTQLPERTTEIVRVAPTDEQSDIHRGQMQIVASIVAKSFISEMDLLRLRQALLMCRMAADSTCLCTKDPPGYSSKLERLEELCSQLFAEPARKAVLFSEWTTMLSLIEKHVLKPQKLRYVRLDGSVPQKQRQGLVEEFQTDPRCRLFITTNAGSTGLNLQAANTVINVDLPWNPAVLEQRIARAHRMGQKHPVEAYLLVTEGTIEEQLLQTLSAKKDLALAALDIESDVSEVSLVSGAEELRSRLEVLLGAKAEAGLDASQWSSVAASPASASRESLATISEARRNRVAAAGGELLGAALQFLGELVAQDERAAAAPPRMVDELRNRLAGCVEEDDAGRQRLTVTLPNRDALDQLAGTLAKLLATSVEE
- a CDS encoding ATP-binding protein — protein: MSASSKRSTRRDGTGRLRIGDDWNAIHIIALSQSNPLKAVAELIENSIDAGARTITVVRGRERGQAYLKVIDDGEGVPLDDDGRPNFKHVATHICDSLKRRLKARGIQGVQGEFGIGLLSFWTVGETLSMISAGDDAQTYEMRMARDDPNYTVTKLRRLVPQVGVELTIRPLLAGIRQFSGEKLQWYLASELRDRIRRSGVEIVIVDRQARAEYRVQSREFSGQLLHQLPSPVAQFGDVYVELYLADSDVGNRVGLYRSGTRVVESLAEFPELDRPPWTSGVVQGVLDAPFLNLTPGTRLGVIRDERFAALIEALAPLEHALGELIEQQRRAAEERTNRTTLQAIQRAFREALLALPREDYDWFDVDRERAGRGSRTGRGGSNDLADDAASVDGAAIDDNPPVQREFFEHPGPLHKVQIAPAACVVSIGQSKRLHALARDGGGRQVDADLTFAWRIVEGEAALSETEGEFVTLAAPQEPQFVRVAVVASQAARTAEAQSLVTVTDSLLPERPKSDTRRGLPEYTFEKRPGELWRSRYDVAQNVVVVNNGHRDFVYASRAKSTKLRYLCRLFAKELVLHNFPGYAPEELLERMIELSLYTEESLR